The genomic stretch AACCTTGCCTGTCAATCAACAAGACTTAAGGGTGATGCTAGACAAGAAAAACCGCAAAGGGAAAGCAGCTACTCTAGTCACTGGTTTTGTGGGTACCGACGATGACCTGAAAGCACTGGGTAAAATGCTGAAGACCAAGTGTGGAGTAGGAGGGAGTGCCAAAGATGGTGAAATTATTATTCAGGGCGATATGCGTGATAAGGTGATGGAGTTGCTCAAGAGTGCAGGGTATAAGGCAAAAAAATCGGGCGGGTAAGCAATACAAGCAGCGAGCTATGCATACAGGAAGGAATATAAAAATAGCCTCAAATGTAATTCGAGGCTATTTGATACTTTTATAGTAGTTATGATGCATTCATAAATCTAGTTTTGGTGGAGAACTCTCGTTCTTGAAGGTACAATTGTGATATATAAGTTACATACGCCTGTATAGTAACCAATGGGCGAATCACGGCCTCTTCGTCAATTTGAATATGGAAGATTTGCTCGCATCGTAAAATCACCCAAATTAAATCTAGCTTGTCTAGCCCCAGGTCTTTGTCTATTCGAGAGTCCAAGCGAATGTTTTGTTCTTGAATAATGCGTTCGGAAATGATTTGCTGAATCTGTTCAAAAACCACCAGACTGATCTGGAGTTTTTTCATTATTTTTTCTATAACGATTCTTTCATATGAATGCAATGAAAGTGCAATTTCATTTGCAAAGCGAATAATTACTGGCTCAGAAGACTCTTTTTTAATCTCCCTGTCCAAAGTGTTCATGATGCGTGATTGTGCCGAATCTGAGATTTCATTCCACTCAGGAAACGACGTCAATAACTTGGTGAAATACTGATACTGTTGGTGGTCTGTAATCGCTTTCATGTTGTCATTATTAAAATTTCGGTTTTTATTGATTAAATTTTAGTGTTGTAACAATTGTGTGTGCGTAATTAGACTTTATTCGTCGTTCTACTTTGACAATTCTAACGGGGAAAAACCTTAAAAGTTTTTTTTAAAATAAAAATATTTATAATAAAAATTACTTGAAAATGCTTTAAGGCTGTTGTGTATTGAAAAAATCATATTTTACAATTGAGGGCATACCGAAATAATAGACTAATTGCCAATTTTATTAGTTTTTATTTCTTCTAACTATCTATCTGTTTAGTTCTGCGACTTTTGCCTGTTTTAGACAGTTGTCGAGTAGTTTATCAGAGCCAATACGCTTTGCTTTATATATGTGTCTCAGTTAGAAGAATATTTTTTATTATTTTTATAGTAAAATATTATTTTGTAAAAAATGTATTATGAAAACTATTGTTTTAAAATAATAAAATAAGCCGTAGAATGTTTATAAGTTGTTTTTTATTGCTTGAGTCATATAATCTTTGAAGAGCACTTGACTACTGCTCCTTCACCAGACAAATTTACACGTATTGTTACTACCTTGCGTTGTGTTAGGGCACTCATTTCTTCTAAAAAAAGCATTGCTCAAGGTAGACTTACTATGCTTTCCAGCGTGATTTTATTCATTAAAAACTTCTGATAAAATGCCACAAAAAAAGGCTTGCTTACCGCAAACCCTTTTTTTGTGATCTCCTACTACCAGTACTCCGCAGTGATTTCAAGTGAGAATTTTTACTGATAACCAGCCAGTTAAACTCTATATGAGCGTTTGTGGTACAAACACTACAAAAAAGAATTTAGTAAAAAACTAACATTACTTTCACTTGTTGATGAGCAAGCATAAGAACATTTATTCGAGTCTGCTGCGGACTTTTAACTATGCTTTTTGTAAGCTACTGAAAATCAACGTGATACAAAAGTGTAGTTACCTGTGAACCGAATCTACAGCAATTTGCTGTGATGAGCTCAACGCAGTTAAACAGGGTCTAGCACCGATATTCATCGGTATCTAAGGACTTGCGACTTGTCGCTTGAAGCTTGCCCCCTGTCGGGGCTTCTAACTAATAAATTCATAACCCATTGAAAATAAGCATACTATGAATTTGTTAGCTCCCTATGAACCAAATCTACAGCAGCTTGCTGTGATGAGCTCAACGGAGCTAAACAGGGTGCAACTTGAAGCTTGCCGCTTAAAGTTGCACCCTGTGAGTGCTGCAGACTATTGTTACTACAAGTTACTTTATTTTTTCTCAAACCTTCGGAACACCTGCCGCTTGTTATCCTGCATTCGCAAAATGTACATACCTTCCGACAAGTTGGTCACTTCCAGTATTTTTTGATTGCTACCTGGCAACCACTTCCCTTGCTGTACTACCTTACCACTCATAGCAATTACTTGCCATTCGATGGCAGTAACAGGGGCATTTTCTAATGCTACATACATCTGGGTAGTGGCAGGGTTAGGGTATAGTCTTACAGGCAGTTCGTCTGTTTGATTGCTCAAGCCAGTTACCTGTTGCAGATCTTGGGTACCACCAGTACGGGCACCGACAAATGTACTCACGCCCGCCTGATAAATTGCTTTGGTTTGGTAATCCTCTACAAACACTACTACCTTCATTCCACTCGTTGCCAGCGTACCAAAGTCCCAGGTAAAGCTCAAATCTTTGGTAGTACCTGTTTGCCACGGCGTGTTGTGGTAAGTACCCGCAGCATCGGGCAACATTTTGCGGGTCACATTATAAAACTGCACCCCATTGCTGGTAACAGATGAGTCTATGACTACTACATGTAGTACCAAAGGACGGTCAAAGCTTTGTAAGGCGGTAATGGTAGCGTTTACTGATAATTGTGTGCCCGATACTGTAGGCTGAGCAATGCTGATGTTAAAAGGTGAAATAATCAGGGTACGGTCTGCATAATAGTCGGTAGCCCACTGCCCTAAAAGAGTATCTCTTGTGTAACCATCTATAATGCCACGAGGCACCTCACGAATGCCATGATGAAAAGCACGTGCACTAGGGTCTTGGGTGTTTTGAGCGTTGATGGCATCTACCGCCGGAAAACCCGTATGGTGATGAATACTAATAATTTCGTCGCTATTGCCAGTGTTCGGGAAATCCTTCGCGGCTTTGTCCAGTGTTCCTGCATCGGTCACCCCTTCGTTGATAAAGTACTCTAGCAATACTACCCGGTTTCGGTTACCAATGGTAATATTGTCAAAGGCAAACCCATCAAGATTTACGTCAGTAGGGTTATCACTATTGCTGCCAAATGCCAGTCTGAAACGAATCATTTTGGTAGTAAAGCCATTCATTTCTTGTAATGCTTCAGTCAAACTAAACCTTGCCGTGCGCCAGGCTTGAGTTGTATTGCCCGACCAGCCCTGGTTGGCAGCATTATTAGTACTATAGCTACTACCTGGTGAGCCCAAAATAGCCTTGCTGTCATACCATTCAATGCCTAAATTTTGCGAACCCAAACGAGCCCAGGTTTTACCATCGTCTATGGTATACAAAAGTACTATACCATCCGCACCTTGGTCAGTGTCTGACCAAAAATCAAACGAAATCATTGGACGACTTAACCCTGTAATATCAAAACAAGGACTTTCAATGTAAGATTGTTCATTGTCGTTGTAGTTATAGGTGTTACTGGCTGGACGATTGGCATTATCACTGTTATCAGTTACCCAAGATGTACCATTAGTACTTGTAATATTAAACCCTTTAGGAGTTTGCAATTTCCAACTTGTACTGTCAATAGAGGTTTGATCTACAGTGACCAACCCGTGGGTAATCCAACCCCCAGTACCCGATTCAAAGTTTTCGGCATATGTTTGTGATTCATTGATGGTGTTGATCGGGAAAATGTCTATGCGTTTGTGCAATATATATGTACCCAATCCATCTTGGGTAGTAATGGTTAGTTTTACCCAGTATGTACCCGCTGCCTGATAAGTATAACTTGGGTTTTGCAGGTTAGACGTCCCAGTGCCGTCACCAAAGTCCCACGCCCAGGTAGCAATTGGGTCGGTAGATGACTGCGACAAGTCAGTAAATTGCGTAGGGTTGTTCAAACAATGTCCAGTAAAGCTAAAGTCTGCACTATAAGACTTAGTAATGGCATCTTCACAAAGATTGACCGAACCAGTATTTACCGAAAGGGTGTAGTTTACCAATTGTGAAGCCGGGTTGTTCCACGATTTTACCGGGTTTTGCTCAGTGCTGGTGGTTGCATCGCCAAAAGTCCAATTCCATTTAGTAGCGGTAGTTATATTTGCTGCAGAAGACGAGAACTTGATAAAATTCTGGTGTTCGTATCGTTCAGCAGTTACTGCAATTCCAGTAGGTACCGACTCAATTGTTACTGTTTGCAACGAAGAACTTTCAGTACAATTACTGCCATTGGTGTAGTCAAACATAATCTCAAAAGATCCCTCACCCAGGGTGCTGGTATTGAAAGTGTTACCACTGTTAAAATTAGTGTATGTACCAGTACTACCCACTCTGCGGTATTTGAAAGTAACCGGGGTAGTAATGATAGAGCCATTATCAATGGGGGTAAGTGTGACCGCCCCAAAGTTGTTACAGTAAGATTGAGTAGTGTTTAACCCAATAAAGTCCAGTATAGGCAGAGCGTTTACTACAATATTGTATTCTGCCGAAGTATTCTTGCAAGTAGTAGTACCATCGGTATAAGTATACCTGATTTGGTATGTTCCAGCAATGCTGTTCCAGGTACTGGCATTGGCATTACTGGCAATAGCTGTTTCTGAAGGCAAAGGGCGGGTGGGGTCAAACATATTGGTAGGATTACCAGTCGCAGGGTCAACCAATGTTTCATAAGTGCCACTTGCACGTTTGATTTCAAAAAACTCAGTGCCTGCATTGAGCGCAAGGGTATGGGTTAGCCCACCAACCGTAGCCCCCAGTGCTACTTTGCCACCGTCTCTGGTACAGTACCCCCCAGTGTTTATGTTGGTAATACCCAACACAGGCAATGTATTCAATTGGAAGGTTTGGGGGGTAGACGACTGCACACAGGCACCACCTACCGAAGTAAAAATATAAGTTACCTGATAGCTGCCCTGCCCACCAAGTTTTGCCAAGTCAATTACATTGTCTCCTGCGCTCAAGTTAAAATTAGTTGTACCATCTTTTATTATTCGGAAATAACCTTGGGTAGCCGGAGTTGCGGTAGTACTGCTACCTGTAAACACTGGGTTTAACGTAAGTTGCCCTCCGTCTATGCAATACTTATTGGCAAGTGGCAGTCCAGTAGCTGCTACTGTAAAGTTTACATTGTCGACTGCCTCTAGAGTAAAACTTTGATGCGACGACACTGCCTGGCATTGAGCTGTGGTAGCATCACGGTATTCGTATAACAATGTATATTTGCCAGCCGCAAAGGTATGAGTAGTAGTATTGGCAGTTGGATCATTAAAATCTATTTCAAAACTCGCACTATTGTGGTCAGTTTTTTCAAAACGAGCTATTTCGGTAGTAGCCGTTTCATCATACACTACAAAAAACTCTGAAGTGGTAGTAGCAGTACTAGGAGCTGCATTGTTAATGGTAGGATTTACTGTCAGTTTCGATGTTTTACATACTGTTGCAGTAGAGGGCAAGCCAGTAAAATTTACGGTGGCTAACGGCGTAATGGTAATATCCGTTTTGTTATCTCCCAGGCAGCTTCCGACAGATTCTCTGATAGTAATAGAACCAGCAGTGCTGCTTCCCCAATTGATGGCTATGTTAGCTGCATTGCTTGCCGTAGTAGTACCAGTACTCACAATGGTTCCGCCCGTGATTGTCCATTCGCAATTGCTGGAAGCACTATAACCGATATTTGTGCTATTGGCGCATACAGTGGTTTGAGGGGTGCTGATCAACGACGGGGTAGACACAGTATTGATGGTTACATTTCCATCTACGGTTTTGTTACAGGTACCATCTGACACTTGCAACGAGAGCGTACCAGTGCCAGTACCTGTCCATTGTACTTGTATAGAAGAACTGGTAGTATTGGGCGAAAGCGTGGTTCCATTAGAAACTACCCAATTATAGCTGCCTAAACCTGTATTGGTAGCTGTATAAGTTACTGGTGTATTGGGGCAAGCAGCATTAAGCGCTGTCCTGCCCGCAGACCCATCGCTGCCCGTAAAATCAATAGTAGGTAAGGAGTTGACTGCAATGTCTAGAGCATCAGAGTTATCACAACCAATGGCATCCTTTTCGGTGACTTTTAATTGA from Microscilla marina ATCC 23134 encodes the following:
- a CDS encoding translation initiation factor; the encoded protein is MSRNNRKKKDDQDNWKSRLGTVYSTNPDFEYDTEGEEEEETLPVNQQDLRVMLDKKNRKGKAATLVTGFVGTDDDLKALGKMLKTKCGVGGSAKDGEIIIQGDMRDKVMELLKSAGYKAKKSGG
- a CDS encoding acyl carrier protein, with translation MKAITDHQQYQYFTKLLTSFPEWNEISDSAQSRIMNTLDREIKKESSEPVIIRFANEIALSLHSYERIVIEKIMKKLQISLVVFEQIQQIISERIIQEQNIRLDSRIDKDLGLDKLDLIWVILRCEQIFHIQIDEEAVIRPLVTIQAYVTYISQLYLQEREFSTKTRFMNAS
- a CDS encoding PKD domain-containing protein, giving the protein MFNYSPTKYHQKLINLGLTSKKLHLLLLLNCLMIVSSAFAFKPALVKKINYGIIPANVNLCKGGSTATLPAIVIQEDAVGDFQETSGTLVLEFDNPNIILSGSPSVVLTNPSTSTVGVSIHPTNNTLEITYSFDNASIAESNTLIINNLQVSANNSFTGSSSALKVHSSSSGANFTIINNATTVFATATVTPTPTDPVFTTNPAIICNNGGNVSFAASSTDASTYEWDIPTGLMGTSTTSSINLSSTNATGTNYTIRVRGVNGSCTSNWTSHTVTLASTPATAGIISGGNTIYGGESKTYTVPAITDADNYEWTFPVDLTTSGATPVSITATTRTVSTTTNSITVTASTVTAATAITGGSMTVRGQNTTCSTYGAVSTSYSINISPGVSVTAPTLTNLCNGGNAAALGSIVITENHAGAFKQGNTTLTLALPTGFEFNTSASPVATLLNNDGASTLNASVTTTGLNLAYSFSAASTTLSNSITITGLEIKATTGSATAVTLKPSNTATATHFDGLNNDVSFASMVSVNAPNTPSFTASPSVTNGSTNVCTGQSYTYAINSEVGVDYEWTFPSGMTVTGGSTTSETITLLVGSGAVSGMVSVRLKNQTSNCTSGWLQESVSVVNSVASAPTINTISDMCEGDSQTITIVPVSGATSYTWDFTWTDGNGNNGSFSGTPAGASDNFLAYTANNIFASAPATENSIEVTLTVKGVSATCGNGATSTQKFNVKRTVVSITNATTSFSTSSAKEALTASANGTNITTGVFSGPGVVQDNGGTYYFDPSLLGAGSYTVTCTYTDPVTSCLGTATQNFLVSATNALGLSAGYCNGDNTAHPFSVTKVVSQSKDKLEYIHSLVTTNGVAIDGSKTGNNAAIANNGNCSGAPNNNVMTSEDFHYTFTPSNATGTSVDIVANIVTVTYDLDPSDNVIGIQNCNTSTKTLGNITLNSAPTPGITNVTSFSLCADGTTEHTYETASVTNHTYQWEVIPASAGDIIGSSTGNQVKVRWNTASTTPAHQLKVTEKDAIGCDNSDALDIAVNSLPTIDFTGSDGSAGRTALNAACPNTPVTYTATNTGLGSYNWVVSNGTTLSPNTTSSSIQVQWTGTGTGTLSLQVSDGTCNKTVDGNVTINTVSTPSLISTPQTTVCANSTNIGYSASSNCEWTITGGTIVSTGTTTASNAANIAINWGSSTAGSITIRESVGSCLGDNKTDITITPLATVNFTGLPSTATVCKTSKLTVNPTINNAAPSTATTTSEFFVVYDETATTEIARFEKTDHNSASFEIDFNDPTANTTTHTFAAGKYTLLYEYRDATTAQCQAVSSHQSFTLEAVDNVNFTVAATGLPLANKYCIDGGQLTLNPVFTGSSTTATPATQGYFRIIKDGTTNFNLSAGDNVIDLAKLGGQGSYQVTYIFTSVGGACVQSSTPQTFQLNTLPVLGITNINTGGYCTRDGGKVALGATVGGLTHTLALNAGTEFFEIKRASGTYETLVDPATGNPTNMFDPTRPLPSETAIASNANASTWNSIAGTYQIRYTYTDGTTTCKNTSAEYNIVVNALPILDFIGLNTTQSYCNNFGAVTLTPIDNGSIITTPVTFKYRRVGSTGTYTNFNSGNTFNTSTLGEGSFEIMFDYTNGSNCTESSSLQTVTIESVPTGIAVTAERYEHQNFIKFSSSAANITTATKWNWTFGDATTSTEQNPVKSWNNPASQLVNYTLSVNTGSVNLCEDAITKSYSADFSFTGHCLNNPTQFTDLSQSSTDPIATWAWDFGDGTGTSNLQNPSYTYQAAGTYWVKLTITTQDGLGTYILHKRIDIFPINTINESQTYAENFESGTGGWITHGLVTVDQTSIDSTSWKLQTPKGFNITSTNGTSWVTDNSDNANRPASNTYNYNDNEQSYIESPCFDITGLSRPMISFDFWSDTDQGADGIVLLYTIDDGKTWARLGSQNLGIEWYDSKAILGSPGSSYSTNNAANQGWSGNTTQAWRTARFSLTEALQEMNGFTTKMIRFRLAFGSNSDNPTDVNLDGFAFDNITIGNRNRVVLLEYFINEGVTDAGTLDKAAKDFPNTGNSDEIISIHHHTGFPAVDAINAQNTQDPSARAFHHGIREVPRGIIDGYTRDTLLGQWATDYYADRTLIISPFNISIAQPTVSGTQLSVNATITALQSFDRPLVLHVVVIDSSVTSNGVQFYNVTRKMLPDAAGTYHNTPWQTGTTKDLSFTWDFGTLATSGMKVVVFVEDYQTKAIYQAGVSTFVGARTGGTQDLQQVTGLSNQTDELPVRLYPNPATTQMYVALENAPVTAIEWQVIAMSGKVVQQGKWLPGSNQKILEVTNLSEGMYILRMQDNKRQVFRRFEKK